A genomic window from Streptomyces sp. NBC_01429 includes:
- a CDS encoding helix-turn-helix domain-containing protein, giving the protein MAQSSPSNVRRAKEALGSRLREIRKDSGMTARALAAAAGWHESKTSRIENGRTTPSDADIRVWTRLCRAEERNADLVATARGIEGMYVEWRRLERGGLKHVQESVRPLFERTRRFHFYQSWVVPGLLQTPDYTRSVLSTVVALRGAPDDVDAAVAVRMERQRILHSGRQRFAMLIEEWVLRTVIGDPRVMAGQLDRLITVASLPSVSLGVIPMGIERGNAWPTESFCVFDDEQVSVELVSANLTVTQPCEVAEYTRTFQVLAGAAVYGAGARNLITAAIDALG; this is encoded by the coding sequence GTGGCCCAGTCGTCGCCGTCCAACGTGCGGAGAGCCAAGGAAGCCCTCGGATCGCGCCTGCGCGAGATCCGGAAGGACTCCGGGATGACGGCGCGCGCTCTGGCGGCGGCGGCCGGGTGGCACGAGTCCAAGACGTCGCGCATCGAGAACGGCAGGACCACGCCGTCCGATGCCGACATTCGCGTCTGGACCAGGCTGTGCCGGGCGGAGGAGCGGAACGCCGACCTCGTCGCGACCGCTCGCGGCATCGAGGGGATGTACGTCGAGTGGCGGCGGCTGGAGCGGGGCGGCCTGAAACACGTGCAGGAGTCGGTACGCCCTCTCTTCGAGAGAACCCGGCGCTTCCACTTCTACCAGTCGTGGGTCGTACCCGGTCTGCTCCAGACTCCCGATTACACCCGCTCTGTACTCAGCACGGTGGTGGCCCTGCGGGGGGCTCCGGACGACGTGGACGCCGCCGTCGCGGTGCGTATGGAACGGCAGCGGATCCTTCACTCGGGGCGTCAGCGATTCGCCATGCTCATCGAGGAGTGGGTCCTCCGCACCGTGATCGGTGACCCCCGCGTGATGGCCGGGCAGCTCGATCGCCTCATCACGGTGGCGTCCCTGCCCTCCGTTAGCCTCGGAGTCATTCCCATGGGGATCGAGCGTGGCAACGCCTGGCCGACCGAGTCTTTCTGTGTCTTCGACGACGAACAGGTCTCCGTGGAGCTGGTGTCCGCGAACCTCACGGTGACACAGCCGTGTGAAGTCGCCGAGTACACACGTACGTTCCAAGTGCTGGCCGGCGCCGCGGTGTACGGAGCGGGCGCCCGCAATCTGATCACCGCGGCGATCGACGCACTCGGGTGA
- a CDS encoding DUF6879 family protein, with protein MTVEPTFDELFRLAKRSAVHLEMRDGYMRSDPRFAAWQQDRSSVCAENDPDQRPWLELMREITGRGVEVRRARIVSEPISDYIRFEHHLTAGNSAGGELVRWLPRRRASELALPGNDFWLFDDSLVVFLHFTGEGELSPEGDEERTADPAVVRLCSAAFEAVWERAVPHEEYEPS; from the coding sequence GTGACAGTGGAACCGACGTTTGACGAGCTGTTCCGCCTGGCCAAGCGGTCGGCGGTGCACCTGGAGATGCGGGACGGCTATATGCGGTCGGATCCGCGCTTCGCCGCCTGGCAGCAGGACCGGAGCAGTGTCTGCGCCGAAAACGATCCGGATCAGCGGCCCTGGCTGGAGTTGATGCGGGAGATCACCGGCCGTGGGGTCGAGGTTCGCCGGGCTCGGATCGTCTCCGAGCCGATCAGTGACTACATCCGGTTCGAGCACCACCTGACGGCCGGGAACAGCGCGGGCGGCGAACTGGTCCGCTGGCTTCCCCGCCGCCGGGCTTCGGAGCTGGCCCTCCCGGGGAACGACTTCTGGCTGTTCGACGACAGCCTGGTCGTCTTCCTCCACTTCACCGGGGAAGGGGAGCTGTCCCCGGAAGGCGACGAGGAGCGTACGGCCGATCCCGCTGTTGTACGGCTCTGCTCGGCAGCCTTCGAGGCGGTGTGGGAGCGGGCGGTTCCGCACGAGGAGTACGAGCCGTCCTGA
- a CDS encoding DUF397 domain-containing protein, whose product MSGLYSLPTEEAAFESFCGGNLGGEHESCVEIAAVPGATFAYVLRDSKPEGAGRELRFTEAELNGFAAGWVKRQGLAG is encoded by the coding sequence ATGAGCGGTCTCTACAGCCTCCCCACGGAGGAAGCCGCGTTCGAGAGCTTCTGCGGCGGCAACCTCGGCGGTGAGCACGAGTCGTGCGTCGAGATCGCCGCTGTCCCCGGCGCGACGTTCGCGTACGTCCTCCGGGACAGCAAGCCCGAGGGCGCCGGTCGCGAACTGCGCTTCACGGAAGCGGAGCTGAACGGCTTCGCCGCCGGATGGGTCAAGCGGCAGGGCCTGGCGGGCTGA
- a CDS encoding NUDIX hydrolase gives MTATPGTPGTPGTPSPGPGPGLVRAAGCVLWRRAPSATDGIEICLVHRPKYDDWSHPKGKLKRGESPLTAAVREVREETGHPCTPGPLLDTVRYLAQGRPKEVTYWAAEAATGTFTPNHEVDQVLWLPPPTARPRLTQPRDRLLLDALLASPHTT, from the coding sequence ATGACGGCCACCCCGGGCACCCCGGGCACCCCGGGCACCCCGAGCCCCGGCCCAGGCCCCGGCCTCGTACGCGCGGCGGGCTGCGTCCTGTGGCGCCGGGCCCCCTCCGCGACGGACGGGATCGAGATCTGCCTGGTCCATCGCCCCAAGTACGACGACTGGTCCCACCCGAAGGGCAAACTCAAGCGCGGCGAATCCCCCCTGACGGCGGCGGTCCGCGAAGTACGGGAGGAAACGGGCCACCCCTGCACCCCGGGCCCCCTCCTCGACACCGTCCGCTACCTGGCCCAGGGCCGCCCCAAGGAGGTCACCTACTGGGCGGCCGAGGCGGCCACGGGCACCTTCACCCCGAACCACGAGGTCGACCAGGTCCTCTGGCTCCCCCCACCCACAGCCCGCCCCCGCCTCACCCAACCCAGGGACCGCCTCCTGCTGGACGCCCTGCTGGCCTCACCGCACACGACGTGA
- a CDS encoding JmjC domain-containing protein gives MYERGATELDRIITSVFLNDYVDSGCVPASEIAVVKAPGPSLNRDAFMTHGRTDPAKLRALHDRGHTIRLGNLQRVVPFLAAVSRDIQQETGYSNYVHAFMTPPGNQGLRHHWDQQLAVIAQISGIKRWQLWLPPVEAPMREFNESWRVWREDYIPGWDAAGPDIEIDLRPGQSLLLPRGWVHNPYVADPDAHSVHLTFAIRERTPLWLAEKLIAGAIEEPAFRRIVLPGDIAGAALAERVRETRDALVRYLGALDMDDIAVAVRRAARTELEYLS, from the coding sequence GTGTACGAGCGCGGCGCCACCGAACTGGACCGCATCATCACCTCGGTGTTCCTGAACGACTACGTCGACAGCGGCTGCGTGCCCGCGAGCGAGATCGCCGTGGTGAAGGCGCCCGGCCCGTCGCTGAACCGGGACGCGTTCATGACGCACGGGCGTACGGACCCCGCCAAACTGCGCGCGCTCCACGACCGTGGCCACACCATCAGGCTGGGCAATCTGCAACGGGTCGTTCCCTTCTTGGCAGCGGTCTCCCGGGACATCCAGCAGGAGACGGGTTACTCCAACTACGTGCACGCCTTCATGACCCCGCCCGGCAATCAGGGCCTGCGTCACCACTGGGACCAGCAGCTGGCTGTGATCGCGCAGATCTCGGGCATCAAGCGGTGGCAGTTGTGGCTTCCTCCGGTGGAAGCACCGATGCGGGAGTTCAACGAGAGCTGGCGCGTGTGGCGGGAGGACTACATCCCGGGATGGGACGCGGCAGGCCCGGATATCGAGATCGACCTTCGGCCCGGGCAGTCGCTCCTGCTGCCGAGGGGCTGGGTTCACAACCCGTACGTGGCCGATCCTGACGCGCACAGCGTCCACTTGACCTTCGCCATCCGGGAGCGCACCCCGCTGTGGCTGGCCGAGAAGCTGATCGCGGGAGCGATCGAGGAGCCGGCGTTCCGCCGGATCGTTCTGCCGGGCGACATCGCCGGTGCGGCGCTGGCCGAGCGGGTACGGGAGACCCGGGACGCCCTTGTGCGGTACCTCGGTGCCCTGGACATGGACGACATCGCCGTGGCCGTGCGCCGGGCCGCGAGGACGGAGCTGGAGTACCTGAGCTGA
- a CDS encoding PPOX class F420-dependent oxidoreductase yields the protein MADTSFDPHALLADSRLGVLATIKADGRPQLSPVMPSYDRDAGVIRVSSTEATAKTANLRRDPRAALEVTSPDGWAWATAEGSVTLIGPGTDPHGPEVQALVDYYRATAGEHPDWDEYRSVMVSDRRVLITLTVDNVYGSKVR from the coding sequence ATGGCAGACACTTCTTTTGACCCGCACGCGCTGCTCGCGGACAGCCGCCTCGGTGTGCTCGCGACGATCAAGGCCGATGGCCGCCCTCAGCTTTCGCCCGTCATGCCGTCGTACGACCGGGACGCCGGTGTCATCCGGGTGTCCTCGACCGAGGCGACCGCCAAGACGGCCAACCTGCGCCGTGATCCTCGGGCCGCGTTGGAGGTGACCAGCCCGGACGGTTGGGCGTGGGCCACTGCCGAGGGCTCGGTCACGCTCATCGGGCCGGGGACCGACCCGCACGGTCCCGAGGTCCAGGCACTGGTGGACTACTACCGCGCCACTGCCGGCGAGCACCCGGACTGGGACGAGTACCGGTCGGTCATGGTGTCCGACCGACGCGTGCTGATCACGCTGACGGTCGACAACGTGTACGGCTCCAAGGTCCGTTGA
- a CDS encoding CHAD domain-containing protein yields the protein MSEGLGGRLSGGDLLAGYLHSRAGDFLRGLRVYGESGADTASAEAAARTLRGAARRIGGGLHTFRPLLDPGWADPFRTELGWLSGTLAQEHACTARLHRLLGALARLSGGGTGGAELPGARTETPPGGPLLAGQPAAGAPLSGPPPAGPPPGALTVGASRAGALLERQLTLARTRAHSATLQALGSSRFHAVADTVAVLASEVLLSPLAEAPAAEILTASVEATEHRLLDAVAALPLARAAHPYNSDALVHGLATASDGEAQDAPWHHVRRLLRMHRYAREVWCEGLPPDPALRAAGQALDRHRDAAEAAAAAANAARTPRIAPATAYALGILHADQRHEVEAARYAFQQLWHQTAAHR from the coding sequence CTGAGCGAAGGACTCGGCGGGAGACTCAGCGGAGGCGACCTCCTCGCCGGGTATCTGCACTCGCGCGCCGGTGACTTCCTGCGCGGACTGCGGGTGTACGGGGAGAGCGGCGCGGACACCGCGTCGGCCGAGGCGGCGGCCCGCACGCTGCGCGGCGCGGCGCGCAGGATCGGCGGCGGGCTGCACACGTTCCGGCCGCTGCTGGACCCCGGCTGGGCCGACCCGTTCCGTACGGAGCTGGGCTGGCTCTCCGGCACCCTGGCCCAGGAGCACGCCTGCACGGCGCGGCTGCACCGGCTGCTCGGGGCGCTGGCCCGGCTGTCGGGCGGCGGGACCGGCGGGGCGGAGCTGCCGGGGGCCCGTACGGAGACACCGCCGGGCGGTCCGCTCCTGGCAGGTCAGCCAGCGGCTGGTGCTCCCCTGTCCGGCCCTCCCCCGGCCGGTCCGCCGCCGGGCGCGCTGACGGTCGGGGCGTCCCGCGCGGGCGCGCTGCTCGAACGCCAACTGACCCTGGCCCGTACCCGCGCCCACTCGGCGACGCTCCAGGCGCTCGGCTCGTCCCGCTTCCACGCGGTGGCCGACACCGTGGCCGTACTCGCCTCCGAAGTCCTGCTGTCACCGCTCGCCGAGGCCCCCGCCGCCGAGATCCTGACCGCCTCGGTGGAGGCCACCGAGCACCGGCTGCTGGACGCCGTGGCCGCCCTCCCGCTGGCCCGCGCGGCCCATCCGTACAACTCCGACGCCCTGGTGCACGGCCTGGCCACCGCGTCCGACGGCGAGGCGCAGGACGCCCCCTGGCACCACGTACGCCGGCTCCTGCGCATGCACCGCTACGCCCGGGAGGTCTGGTGCGAGGGCCTGCCCCCCGACCCGGCGCTACGGGCCGCCGGCCAGGCCCTGGACCGCCACCGCGACGCCGCCGAGGCGGCCGCCGCCGCAGCGAACGCGGCCCGCACCCCCCGTATCGCCCCCGCGACGGCCTACGCGCTCGGCATCCTCCACGCCGACCAGCGCCACGAGGTCGAGGCCGCCCGCTACGCCTTCCAGCAGCTCTGGCACCAGACGGCGGCCCACCGATGA
- a CDS encoding ABC transporter permease, giving the protein MSAPTLRGRAPALRGPDWVTGRLHRRSLWAALVILVLLVGALLGLWWITNAAHTDFAATGCPVNDGPAECDVPTRHYWDAEYRFRALLQILDLLLPVLPAAVGAFVSGPVIARELENGTYKLAWTQSGSPARWLLSRLALPTVWAVTLTAAFTVAYRLAWVHGPHLVYEAHWYDDFYYLGLGPVLVGYVVLGIAAGALVALLTRGTAVAMAVTAVAVEAILLAFSIELRGLLLPVTRVTGEEQRPDNSWVVDWGRVEVPGAPGTHTTYHEYHPSSHFWPLQLIETGVLLALAALAVLAAFRVLRRLHA; this is encoded by the coding sequence ATGAGCGCGCCGACCCTGCGCGGCCGGGCGCCGGCCCTGCGCGGCCCGGACTGGGTGACCGGGCGGCTGCACCGCCGCTCGCTGTGGGCGGCTCTGGTGATCCTGGTGCTGCTGGTGGGGGCCCTGCTCGGCCTGTGGTGGATCACCAACGCCGCGCACACCGACTTCGCCGCCACCGGATGCCCTGTCAACGACGGCCCGGCCGAGTGCGACGTACCGACCCGGCACTACTGGGACGCCGAGTACCGTTTCCGCGCACTGCTCCAGATCCTCGATCTGCTGCTGCCGGTCCTGCCCGCGGCCGTCGGCGCGTTCGTATCGGGCCCGGTCATCGCCCGGGAGCTGGAGAACGGCACGTACAAGCTCGCCTGGACGCAGTCCGGCTCCCCCGCCCGCTGGCTCCTGTCGCGGCTCGCCCTGCCGACGGTGTGGGCGGTGACGCTCACGGCGGCGTTCACCGTGGCGTACCGGCTGGCCTGGGTGCACGGACCGCACCTCGTCTACGAAGCGCACTGGTACGACGACTTCTACTACCTCGGGCTCGGTCCGGTCCTGGTGGGGTACGTGGTCCTCGGCATCGCGGCCGGCGCGCTGGTGGCGCTGCTGACGCGCGGGACCGCCGTGGCGATGGCGGTGACCGCGGTGGCCGTGGAGGCGATCCTGCTGGCCTTCTCGATCGAGCTGCGGGGCCTGCTGCTGCCGGTCACGAGAGTGACGGGCGAGGAGCAGCGGCCGGACAACAGCTGGGTGGTCGACTGGGGCAGGGTGGAGGTTCCCGGCGCGCCCGGAACCCACACCACGTACCACGAGTACCACCCGTCCTCGCATTTCTGGCCGCTCCAGCTCATCGAGACCGGCGTTCTGCTGGCGCTGGCGGCACTGGCGGTCCTCGCGGCGTTCCGGGTGCTGCGGCGACTGCACGCCTGA
- a CDS encoding RNA degradosome polyphosphate kinase yields MSQQQPAGVPARSPHPQPQPPQQPSVGFIAARRPHTVAATGSAGDLEPDLDSDLDVYEESAHPDGTELPQGRFLDRERSWLAFNERVLELAEDPATPLLERANFLAIFASNLDEFFMVRVAGLKRRIATGVATRSASGLQPREVLDLIWTRSRELMARHAACYQQDVAPALADEGIHIIRWPELTEKEQARLFTLFRQQIFPVLTPLAVDPAHPFPYISGLSLNLAVVVRNPVTGHRHFARVKVPPLLSRFLEASPQRYVPLEDVIAAHLEELFPGMEVLAHHMFRVTRNEDLEVEEDDAENLLKALEKELMRRRFGPPVRLEVEESIDPYILDLLVRELKVSDAEVYPLPGPLDLTALFGISALDRPELKFPKFIAGTHRDLAEVESASAPDIFAALRERDVLLHHPYDSFSTSVQAFLEQAAADPDVLAIKQTLYRTSGDSPIVDALIDAAESGKQVLVLVEIKARFDEQANIKWARKLEESGCHVVYGLVGLKTHCKLSLVVRQEGENLRRYSHVGTGNYHPKTARLYEDLGLLTADPQVGADLSDLFNRLSGYSRRETYRRLLVAPKSLRDGLVSRINKEAAHQRAGRPAYVRIKVNSMVDEAVIDACYRAAQAGVPVDIWVRGICAVRPGVAGLSENIRVRSVLGRFLEHSRVFAFGNGGEPEVWLGSADMMHRNLDRRIEALVRITDPAHRAAITRLLETGMSDTTSSWHLGADGNWTRHSTDAEGQPLRHVQEMLIDARRRRRAAP; encoded by the coding sequence ATGAGCCAGCAGCAGCCCGCCGGGGTACCGGCCCGCAGCCCGCACCCCCAGCCCCAGCCCCCGCAGCAGCCCTCCGTGGGCTTCATAGCAGCGCGCCGGCCCCATACGGTCGCGGCCACGGGCTCGGCGGGCGATCTCGAACCCGATCTGGACTCCGACCTCGACGTGTACGAGGAGAGCGCGCACCCGGACGGTACGGAGCTGCCCCAGGGCCGGTTCCTGGACCGGGAGCGCAGTTGGCTCGCGTTCAACGAACGCGTTCTGGAGCTGGCCGAGGACCCGGCCACCCCACTCCTCGAACGGGCGAACTTCCTCGCGATCTTCGCGTCCAACCTGGACGAGTTCTTCATGGTCAGGGTCGCCGGCCTCAAACGGCGTATCGCCACCGGAGTGGCCACCCGCTCCGCCTCCGGCCTCCAGCCGCGCGAGGTGCTGGACCTGATCTGGACCCGCTCCCGGGAACTCATGGCCCGGCACGCCGCCTGCTACCAGCAGGACGTCGCCCCCGCGCTGGCCGACGAGGGCATCCACATCATCCGCTGGCCCGAGCTGACCGAGAAGGAGCAGGCGCGCCTGTTCACCCTCTTCCGCCAGCAGATCTTCCCGGTCCTCACCCCGCTCGCCGTGGACCCGGCCCACCCCTTCCCGTACATCTCCGGCCTCTCCCTGAACCTGGCCGTCGTCGTACGCAACCCGGTCACCGGCCACCGCCACTTCGCGCGCGTCAAGGTGCCGCCGCTGCTCTCCCGCTTCCTCGAAGCCTCGCCGCAGCGCTACGTGCCGCTCGAAGACGTGATCGCGGCGCATCTGGAGGAGCTGTTCCCGGGGATGGAGGTGCTCGCGCACCACATGTTCCGGGTCACCCGCAACGAGGACCTGGAGGTCGAGGAGGACGACGCCGAGAACCTCCTGAAGGCGCTGGAGAAGGAGCTGATGCGGCGCCGCTTCGGGCCGCCGGTGCGCCTGGAGGTCGAGGAGTCCATCGACCCGTACATCCTCGATCTGCTGGTACGCGAGCTGAAGGTGTCCGACGCCGAGGTCTATCCGCTGCCGGGGCCGCTCGACCTCACGGCGCTGTTCGGGATCTCGGCGCTGGACCGGCCCGAGCTGAAGTTCCCCAAGTTCATCGCGGGCACGCACCGCGATCTCGCCGAGGTGGAGTCCGCGTCGGCGCCGGACATCTTCGCGGCGCTGCGCGAGCGCGATGTCCTGCTGCACCACCCGTACGACTCGTTCTCCACCTCCGTCCAGGCGTTCCTGGAGCAGGCGGCGGCCGATCCGGACGTCCTCGCCATCAAGCAGACGCTGTACCGGACGTCGGGCGACTCGCCGATAGTGGACGCGCTGATCGACGCCGCCGAGTCGGGCAAGCAGGTCCTGGTACTGGTCGAGATCAAGGCCCGCTTCGACGAGCAGGCGAACATCAAGTGGGCGCGCAAGCTGGAGGAGTCCGGCTGCCATGTCGTCTACGGCCTGGTCGGGCTGAAGACGCACTGCAAGCTCTCGCTGGTCGTCCGGCAGGAGGGCGAGAACCTGCGCCGCTACAGCCACGTCGGCACCGGCAACTACCACCCGAAGACGGCGCGGCTGTACGAGGACCTCGGGCTGCTCACGGCGGACCCGCAGGTCGGCGCGGACCTCTCCGACCTGTTCAACCGGCTCTCGGGCTACTCGCGCCGGGAGACGTACCGACGGCTGCTGGTCGCGCCGAAGTCGCTGCGCGACGGGCTGGTCTCCCGGATCAACAAGGAAGCCGCGCACCAGCGCGCCGGGCGTCCCGCCTATGTCCGTATCAAGGTCAACTCGATGGTCGACGAGGCCGTCATCGACGCCTGCTACCGGGCGGCGCAGGCGGGCGTGCCGGTGGACATCTGGGTGCGCGGGATCTGCGCGGTACGGCCGGGGGTGGCGGGGCTCTCGGAGAACATCCGGGTGCGCTCGGTGCTGGGCCGCTTCCTGGAGCACTCCCGGGTCTTCGCCTTCGGCAACGGCGGGGAGCCCGAGGTGTGGCTCGGCAGCGCCGACATGATGCACCGCAATCTGGACCGCCGTATCGAGGCACTGGTACGGATCACCGACCCGGCCCACCGCGCGGCGATCACCCGGCTGCTGGAGACCGGGATGTCCGACACGACGTCCTCCTGGCACCTGGGCGCGGACGGCAACTGGACCCGGCACTCCACGGACGCGGAGGGCCAGCCGCTGCGGCACGTACAGGAAATGCTCATTGACGCGCGGAGGCGCCGGCGTGCAGCACCATGA